In Crinalium epipsammum PCC 9333, the following are encoded in one genomic region:
- the trhO gene encoding oxygen-dependent tRNA uridine(34) hydroxylase TrhO gives MTQVVATFYKFVKLGDIAERQNSLLACCIEHGIKGTILLADEGINGTIAGDRIAIDTVLSYLRSDPHFTDLKHKESYTDSPPFERMKVRLKKEIVTLGVPVDPNEQVGTYINPKDWNTIISDPDVVLIDTRNDYEVDIGTFQRAISPQTKSFREFPEYVQQNLDPNKHKKVAMFCTGGIRCEKASAFMLSQGFQEVYHLQGGILKYLEEVPTEESLWEGECFVFDERIAVKHGLEEGSYNACRGCGHPISEADKTSEKYQERVCCPNCFDSLTEEKKARMQEKHRQLELARQRNVQHLRIKPSDQDGHTT, from the coding sequence ATGACTCAAGTTGTGGCAACTTTTTATAAGTTTGTGAAGTTAGGGGATATTGCAGAACGACAAAACTCCCTACTAGCTTGCTGTATAGAACATGGTATTAAGGGGACAATTCTGCTGGCGGATGAAGGAATTAATGGTACAATTGCGGGCGATCGCATAGCCATTGATACTGTATTATCATATCTACGCTCAGACCCACATTTTACAGACCTTAAGCATAAAGAGTCTTACACCGACTCACCACCCTTCGAGCGTATGAAGGTGCGACTGAAGAAAGAAATCGTTACATTGGGTGTTCCTGTTGACCCAAATGAGCAGGTTGGTACTTATATTAATCCTAAAGATTGGAACACCATAATTTCTGACCCTGACGTAGTGCTGATTGATACTCGTAATGATTATGAAGTAGATATTGGTACATTCCAGAGGGCAATTTCTCCGCAAACCAAATCTTTCCGCGAATTTCCTGAATATGTGCAGCAAAATCTTGACCCCAATAAACACAAGAAAGTAGCAATGTTTTGTACTGGGGGAATTCGCTGCGAAAAAGCATCTGCTTTTATGTTGTCGCAAGGTTTCCAAGAAGTGTATCACTTGCAAGGCGGTATTCTGAAATATTTAGAAGAAGTACCCACAGAAGAAAGCCTTTGGGAAGGTGAATGTTTTGTATTTGATGAGCGCATAGCTGTTAAACATGGGTTGGAAGAAGGTTCTTATAATGCGTGTCGAGGATGCGGTCATCCTATCTCTGAAGCAGATAAAACTTCAGAAAAATATCAAGAAAGGGTTTGTTGTCCAAATTGCTTTGATAGTCTGACGGAAGAAAAAAAAGCTCGAATGCAGGAAAAACACCGCCAGTTAGAATTAGCGCGTCAGAGAAATGTACAGCATTTACGAATAAAACCCAGTGACCAAGATGGTCACACTACATAG
- a CDS encoding microcompartments protein, whose protein sequence is MGIELRSYVFIDSLQAQHAAYIGTVALGFLPLPGDASLWIEISPGIEINKITDIALKSASVRPGVQIVERLYGLLEIHSSRQGETRAAGKAILDFLGVRQQDCIKPRVISSQIIRNIDAHQTQLINRTRRGQLLLAGQTLYVLEVEPAAYAALAANQAEKSASINILEINAVGSFGRLYLGGEERDIIAGAAGALAALESVPGRENPAARKE, encoded by the coding sequence TTGGGTATAGAACTACGCAGTTATGTATTTATAGATAGCTTACAAGCTCAACACGCAGCTTATATAGGGACAGTGGCGCTAGGGTTTTTACCCTTGCCAGGGGATGCTTCACTGTGGATTGAAATCTCACCAGGTATTGAAATAAACAAAATTACAGATATTGCCCTAAAGTCTGCCTCTGTACGTCCAGGGGTGCAAATAGTCGAGCGACTTTATGGTTTGTTAGAAATTCATTCTAGCCGACAAGGGGAAACGCGGGCTGCTGGTAAAGCGATTCTAGATTTCTTGGGAGTTCGTCAACAAGACTGCATCAAACCGCGCGTAATTTCTAGCCAAATTATCCGCAATATTGACGCTCATCAAACACAACTAATCAATCGTACTCGGCGGGGACAATTGCTGTTAGCAGGGCAAACCTTGTATGTTTTAGAAGTTGAGCCTGCGGCTTATGCAGCCTTAGCAGCTAATCAGGCGGAGAAGTCGGCATCAATTAATATTCTAGAAATTAACGCGGTGGGCAGTTTTGGACGACTTTATTTAGGGGGAGAAGAACGAGATATTATTGCTGGTGCGGCTGGTGCGTTGGCGGCGTTGGAAAGTGTGCCTGGGCGGGAAAACCCTGCTGCTAGGAAGGAGTGA
- a CDS encoding TspO/MBR family protein, whose translation MFDSSWVIGGVTFLVALGSALLRPRDLKWGKRLERPKWLFFEPAIPFIWTIVFFSGAASALIIWEQDPGSLKTWLLMGWYLVLEIVTVAYIPATLRFRSLTVGTVLGATGLILGIILALTVLPMSQSAALFLLPYIIWTPIGTYTTREMIDLNPDAA comes from the coding sequence ATGTTTGATTCAAGCTGGGTAATTGGAGGCGTAACATTCTTAGTAGCTTTAGGAAGTGCGCTGTTAAGACCGCGAGATTTAAAATGGGGTAAACGCCTAGAGCGACCTAAATGGCTATTTTTTGAACCTGCGATTCCGTTTATTTGGACAATTGTTTTCTTTAGCGGTGCAGCTTCAGCACTGATAATTTGGGAACAAGACCCAGGCAGTTTAAAAACTTGGTTATTAATGGGATGGTATTTAGTATTAGAAATTGTTACTGTTGCTTACATCCCTGCTACTTTAAGATTCCGTAGCCTGACAGTTGGGACAGTTTTAGGAGCAACAGGTTTAATCTTAGGAATTATATTAGCATTAACAGTTTTGCCGATGTCCCAATCTGCTGCTTTATTCCTACTTCCTTATATAATTTGGACTCCAATTGGTACTTATACAACTAGGGAGATGATTGATTTAAATCCCGACGCTGCATAA
- a CDS encoding glycosyltransferase family 4 protein, translating to MLNQNRQPMAEKAANNSSNKAKESPIVSTRAGIPQRQAIALISDHADPAADIGKEEAGGQNVYVRQVGEALAKLGWQVDMFTRKTSPDQPTIVQHSDHCRTIRLVAGAEKFIPRDELFQYMPEFVEAFQKFQTKEGTNYPLIHTNYWLSAWAGLQLQASNNIQLVHTYHSLGAVKYPSVKKIPAIASTRLEIEQQILEKAHCVVATSPQEQEYLRQLVSQQGRIEVIPCGTDIDKFHIISKTEARIKLGLNPTDQIVLYVGRFDPRKGIETMVRACAASKAKTSGNLKLVIAGGSDPEREDGQEKERIQQLVQELDLADQTIFPGQLSHDVLPLYYAAADVCVVPSHYEPFGLVAIEAMACGTPVIASNVGGLKFTVVPEETGLLVPPQDINAWAAAIDRILTNELWARKLRVEASARVRQNFSWTGVAIQLSDLYRRLLAQSMMDERVWSLWMPTSSEASNTTQVLNALTPVENLTKAS from the coding sequence ATGTTAAATCAAAATAGACAGCCGATGGCTGAAAAAGCCGCCAACAATTCCTCGAATAAAGCCAAAGAATCACCTATAGTTTCTACCCGTGCAGGTATTCCACAAAGACAAGCGATCGCACTAATATCAGATCACGCAGATCCAGCCGCCGACATCGGCAAAGAAGAAGCGGGCGGGCAAAATGTCTATGTGCGCCAAGTTGGTGAAGCTTTAGCAAAATTAGGTTGGCAGGTGGATATGTTCACCCGCAAAACCAGTCCAGATCAACCCACAATTGTACAGCATTCAGATCACTGTCGCACAATTCGCTTAGTTGCTGGGGCAGAAAAGTTTATTCCGCGAGATGAACTGTTTCAGTATATGCCTGAATTTGTTGAAGCATTTCAGAAGTTTCAGACTAAAGAAGGCACTAATTATCCATTAATTCATACTAATTACTGGTTGTCTGCTTGGGCGGGCTTACAGTTACAAGCCTCAAATAATATTCAGTTAGTTCATACTTATCACTCATTAGGAGCAGTTAAATATCCTTCCGTTAAAAAAATTCCGGCGATCGCATCTACTAGACTAGAAATTGAGCAACAAATTTTAGAAAAAGCTCACTGTGTAGTTGCTACCAGTCCTCAAGAGCAAGAATATCTCCGCCAGTTAGTATCTCAGCAAGGGCGCATTGAAGTTATCCCCTGCGGAACTGATATAGATAAATTCCACATTATCTCTAAAACAGAAGCAAGAATTAAACTAGGCTTAAATCCTACAGATCAAATAGTTCTCTACGTCGGACGTTTTGATCCTCGTAAAGGTATTGAAACAATGGTTCGTGCCTGCGCTGCATCTAAAGCCAAGACTTCTGGTAATCTCAAATTAGTAATTGCTGGTGGTAGCGATCCAGAACGTGAAGACGGACAAGAAAAAGAACGTATACAACAATTAGTACAAGAATTAGATTTAGCAGATCAAACCATCTTTCCAGGTCAACTCAGCCACGATGTATTGCCACTCTACTATGCAGCCGCAGATGTTTGTGTAGTTCCCAGCCACTACGAACCATTTGGACTGGTAGCAATTGAAGCAATGGCTTGTGGTACACCTGTAATTGCCTCTAACGTTGGTGGCTTGAAGTTTACAGTAGTACCAGAAGAAACAGGTTTACTTGTTCCACCCCAAGATATTAACGCTTGGGCTGCTGCAATTGATCGTATTCTCACCAATGAATTATGGGCGAGAAAACTGAGAGTCGAAGCCTCAGCTAGAGTCCGTCAAAATTTTAGCTGGACAGGTGTAGCAATTCAATTAAGCGATCTTTATCGTCGCTTACTCGCTCAGTCGATGATGGACGAGCGCGTTTGGAGTTTGTGGATGCCTACGTCATCAGAAGCATCTAACACTACTCAGGTGTTAAATGCCCTAACACCAGTAGAAAATCTAACTAAAGCCTCATAA
- a CDS encoding alpha/beta fold hydrolase, which produces MQDKFLPKQVADLREEAAIALAYSTKRDAIATPLHQQPILTAFVKQGDVGKPILLLHGFDSSLLEFCRLFPLLATHHQTWAIDLLGFGFTDRMAGLNFNPAAIKTHLYSCWKTLINQPVILVGTSMGGAAAIDFAQSYPQAVEKLILINSMGYLSALSLGQLLFPPLDFWAVEYWRQRKLQALNLAILSGWDARQIDALRCVNLHIDMPSWSEAMIAFTKSGGYGCLGDKISLIHQQTLILWGELDDMGTEDAYKFRRDISDSKLVWVRNCGHSPQLEQPEFTAEQILAFGR; this is translated from the coding sequence ATGCAGGATAAGTTTTTACCTAAGCAGGTTGCTGATTTGAGAGAGGAAGCAGCGATCGCACTTGCGTATAGTACAAAAAGAGATGCGATCGCAACACCTTTACACCAGCAACCTATCCTCACAGCTTTTGTCAAACAAGGTGATGTTGGTAAACCTATCCTGTTGTTACATGGTTTTGATAGCTCATTATTAGAATTCTGTCGTTTGTTCCCCCTACTCGCAACTCATCATCAAACTTGGGCTATAGATTTATTAGGTTTTGGCTTTACCGATAGAATGGCGGGGTTAAATTTTAACCCTGCTGCAATTAAAACCCATCTTTATAGCTGCTGGAAAACTTTAATCAATCAACCTGTAATTTTAGTCGGTACGTCGATGGGAGGTGCAGCAGCAATTGATTTTGCCCAAAGTTATCCACAAGCTGTGGAAAAACTAATTTTAATTAATAGTATGGGTTATCTCAGTGCCTTATCATTAGGGCAATTGCTGTTTCCGCCCCTAGATTTTTGGGCTGTGGAATACTGGCGACAACGTAAACTTCAGGCACTAAATTTAGCTATTCTTAGCGGTTGGGATGCAAGGCAGATTGACGCTTTAAGATGTGTAAATTTACACATTGATATGCCTAGTTGGTCTGAGGCGATGATTGCTTTTACGAAAAGTGGCGGTTATGGCTGTTTGGGAGATAAGATTTCTCTAATTCACCAGCAAACTTTAATTTTGTGGGGAGAATTAGACGATATGGGAACTGAGGACGCTTATAAATTTAGGCGTGATATTAGTGATAGTAAGTTGGTTTGGGTAAGAAATTGCGGTCATAGTCCGCAACTTGAGCAACCAGAGTTTACGGCAGAACAGATTTTAGCTTTCGGAAGATGA
- a CDS encoding GNAT family N-acetyltransferase, producing the protein MNIRCEQPSDYSAIAQVNIQAFQQENEARLIDKIRNSERYIPELSLVAEVDEVVVGYILFSYIDLVGNQHFQVLGLAPLAVLPKFQRQGIGSALVEAGLAKAEEMGCAIAIVLGYPEFYGRFGFEPSIHYGIESPFPVPKNAFMVKPLKDYHRKYRGKVVYPLAFRGV; encoded by the coding sequence ATGAACATCCGTTGTGAACAACCATCTGACTACAGTGCGATCGCACAAGTCAATATTCAGGCATTTCAGCAGGAAAATGAAGCTCGTTTGATAGACAAGATTCGCAATTCTGAGCGTTATATCCCAGAGTTGTCTTTGGTTGCAGAGGTCGATGAAGTTGTAGTTGGGTATATCCTGTTTAGTTATATAGATTTGGTGGGAAACCAACACTTTCAGGTACTTGGTTTAGCGCCGCTTGCAGTGCTACCGAAATTTCAACGACAAGGAATTGGTAGCGCGTTGGTAGAAGCTGGGTTAGCTAAGGCAGAAGAAATGGGATGTGCGATCGCGATCGTTTTAGGATATCCCGAATTTTACGGTCGCTTTGGCTTTGAGCCATCAATTCATTATGGAATTGAGTCTCCCTTTCCAGTACCAAAAAATGCTTTCATGGTTAAACCACTTAAGGACTATCACAGGAAATATCGGGGAAAGGTAGTTTACCCGTTAGCTTTCCGAGGAGTATAA
- a CDS encoding tetratricopeptide repeat protein translates to MRSHPSIFCSIALSLLLIPAIKTQAAVVSTPQNVLDPHHPADVAKTLTDLGKMAATGNAALSLQLFNRAVKIAQTIEDTSSKIDVLSTIALKLAQSGQTQKSKELFEQVVQLTKRRNKDSLYEQDPALRNVVIKLAQAGFTQRALQLTKTISAKYYQAEALNAIAPILAAKGQVEPAKKILLEALQKARGITGDYAYESNGSCSNYKFEVMSKIATNLSSFAQFERALQLAKSIENCSSASGESTQDYQTWAFLGILANSANLAQVKQTWTTAQTVKDAEVWSKIAVKLVELGETNLALSAASKISKEISSVTKIDSGSALRNFGLKETALSNIAIKLAEVGKFEPALQVVDKIYEMTEEEQKENENLIGRGRLSTKMLTLVEVSRQLAKAKQVDQGLKIANSIGNESGKALGIIAIAQELQKMGQGLQAQKFLDQNLRLPEMPQDNDSQANQLIIDIAGALVPAGQVEKALQIAQSFKDDSNKQQALTNISTQLVEIGQVDRALQIAKTLTFPGYKDQVFNAIASKFIELRQPDRALQVAQLLEDDSKTNMLANIAESFAKLKQTQKALQVAETLTNKELKANAIANIAANIPK, encoded by the coding sequence ATGCGATCGCATCCAAGTATCTTCTGCTCTATTGCTTTATCGTTACTGCTAATACCTGCTATTAAAACTCAAGCAGCAGTTGTTTCCACTCCCCAAAACGTACTTGATCCTCACCATCCCGCCGATGTTGCTAAAACTTTAACAGATTTAGGGAAAATGGCAGCTACAGGAAATGCTGCTCTTTCCTTACAATTGTTTAATCGGGCTGTGAAGATAGCGCAAACTATCGAAGATACATCTTCTAAAATTGACGTTTTGTCTACTATTGCCCTCAAGTTAGCTCAATCTGGACAAACTCAGAAGTCAAAAGAGCTATTTGAGCAAGTTGTGCAGCTAACTAAGCGCAGGAATAAAGACTCTTTATATGAACAAGATCCGGCATTACGCAATGTCGTGATTAAACTTGCACAAGCAGGATTTACTCAGCGAGCTTTACAATTAACTAAAACAATTTCTGCTAAATATTATCAAGCTGAAGCTCTTAATGCGATCGCGCCTATTTTAGCAGCAAAAGGACAAGTAGAGCCAGCTAAGAAAATTCTCTTAGAAGCTCTACAAAAAGCCAGAGGTATTACCGGAGATTATGCTTATGAATCTAATGGTAGTTGTAGTAACTATAAGTTTGAGGTGATGTCTAAAATAGCTACCAATTTAAGCTCATTTGCACAGTTTGAGCGAGCATTACAGTTGGCTAAAAGTATTGAAAATTGTAGCTCTGCTAGCGGTGAAAGTACACAAGACTATCAAACCTGGGCATTTCTCGGAATTTTGGCAAATTCAGCAAATCTAGCTCAAGTCAAGCAAACTTGGACAACTGCTCAAACAGTAAAAGATGCTGAAGTTTGGTCAAAAATAGCGGTGAAATTGGTGGAACTGGGTGAGACAAATTTAGCTTTATCAGCAGCTTCAAAGATTTCAAAGGAAATTTCTTCAGTAACTAAAATTGATTCTGGATCTGCCTTACGAAATTTTGGACTGAAAGAAACTGCACTGAGCAATATTGCGATCAAATTGGCTGAAGTTGGGAAATTTGAACCAGCTTTACAGGTGGTGGATAAAATTTATGAAATGACAGAGGAAGAGCAAAAAGAAAACGAAAATTTGATAGGTAGGGGAAGACTTAGTACTAAAATGTTAACTTTAGTTGAAGTCAGCCGCCAATTAGCCAAAGCAAAGCAAGTTGATCAAGGATTAAAGATAGCTAATAGTATTGGGAATGAGTCAGGAAAAGCTCTAGGAATAATTGCGATCGCCCAAGAGTTACAAAAAATGGGGCAAGGATTACAAGCTCAGAAATTTCTTGACCAAAATTTGCGTTTACCTGAAATGCCACAGGATAATGATTCCCAGGCTAATCAGTTAATTATTGATATTGCAGGAGCTTTAGTACCAGCCGGACAAGTTGAAAAAGCTTTGCAAATTGCCCAGTCTTTTAAAGATGACAGTAATAAACAACAGGCATTAACTAACATTTCTACTCAGCTAGTAGAAATTGGACAAGTTGATCGAGCTTTGCAAATTGCCAAAACTTTAACTTTCCCTGGTTATAAGGATCAAGTTTTTAATGCAATAGCATCCAAATTTATAGAACTGAGACAACCTGATCGAGCTTTGCAGGTGGCACAACTTCTTGAAGATGATTCCAAAACGAATATGTTAGCTAATATTGCTGAGTCTTTTGCTAAACTAAAACAAACTCAAAAAGCATTGCAGGTTGCTGAAACTCTTACCAATAAAGAACTTAAAGCAAATGCGATCGCCAACATCGCAGCCAACATACCGAAATAA
- a CDS encoding methyl-accepting chemotaxis protein produces the protein MKKTQLPKEFIWAVLVICVLPFLLNLLGISFASPKVTLDFAKLSQLSTQQSFEVVHNALSGSFTHTFLEWSAVCTAFFTALLSFIHFQVKRDVVTPIIGVALFVAGCMDAFHVLAADRLIAGVANQQDLVPFTWAICRLFNAVILICGAGIFIFTGAKKWRGNLSFVVMTSLGFGLVAYLTIVACTTTPNLPQTTFLNSPITRPWDVIPLLLFAFAGLFILPKFYQQYPSIFSHSLIISTIPSVVTQMHMAFGSTALFDNHFNIGHFLKIIAYLVPFIGLSLEYIQTYRQEATVIKTVATSSQLISAALEHQERMAIQQATAVNQTTTTMDELGAFSHQSDEQAAAAAAGTREVLALVDGTIQFDQRTTSVKSSLREKVEQITDQIINLREQTHQISNITNLVSDIAEQTNMLALNAAVEAARAGVQGKSFAVVAAEIRKLADKSRKSAEQIHSVVASIQNATNTTVEVTKEGNKTLESVVAAINDININTQQISLNAKQQAIAIQQVVDSMTILNQGAAQAASSISETKVGLQQLNESLLNLAKS, from the coding sequence ATGAAAAAAACCCAACTTCCTAAAGAATTTATTTGGGCAGTACTTGTCATCTGTGTATTACCCTTTTTATTAAATCTCTTAGGTATTAGTTTTGCCTCACCAAAAGTTACCTTAGATTTTGCGAAACTATCGCAGCTATCTACTCAACAATCCTTTGAGGTAGTACATAATGCTTTATCTGGCAGCTTTACACACACATTTTTAGAATGGAGTGCCGTTTGCACAGCCTTTTTTACAGCGTTGTTATCATTTATTCACTTCCAAGTTAAACGAGATGTAGTTACTCCGATTATTGGTGTAGCTTTGTTTGTGGCTGGATGTATGGATGCTTTCCACGTTTTAGCAGCAGATAGATTAATTGCAGGGGTAGCTAATCAGCAGGATTTAGTGCCTTTTACATGGGCAATTTGCCGATTATTTAATGCGGTAATTCTGATTTGTGGTGCAGGGATTTTTATATTTACAGGAGCTAAAAAGTGGCGGGGAAACTTAAGTTTTGTGGTAATGACTAGCCTTGGTTTTGGATTAGTTGCTTATCTCACCATTGTTGCTTGTACTACCACCCCTAATCTACCTCAAACTACATTCCTAAATTCACCGATAACCAGACCTTGGGATGTAATACCTTTGTTACTATTCGCTTTTGCAGGGTTGTTTATTTTACCAAAGTTCTATCAGCAGTATCCCAGTATATTTTCTCATTCCCTAATTATCAGTACAATTCCCTCTGTCGTTACTCAAATGCACATGGCTTTTGGTTCGACCGCATTGTTTGATAATCATTTCAATATTGGGCATTTTCTGAAAATTATTGCTTACTTAGTACCATTTATAGGATTAAGTTTAGAATACATCCAAACTTATCGCCAAGAAGCAACAGTAATTAAAACTGTGGCAACTTCTTCTCAGTTGATTTCGGCTGCGCTTGAACATCAAGAACGGATGGCAATCCAACAAGCAACGGCTGTAAATCAAACTACTACAACAATGGATGAGTTAGGTGCATTTTCTCACCAATCAGATGAACAAGCGGCGGCGGCGGCGGCAGGAACTCGTGAAGTATTAGCACTGGTAGATGGTACAATTCAATTCGATCAGCGAACTACCTCTGTCAAATCAAGTTTGAGAGAAAAAGTAGAGCAAATAACTGATCAAATTATCAATTTGCGCGAACAAACCCATCAGATTAGTAATATTACCAATTTAGTTAGTGATATTGCCGAGCAGACAAATATGTTAGCACTGAATGCCGCAGTAGAAGCCGCACGTGCTGGGGTTCAAGGTAAAAGTTTTGCTGTGGTAGCTGCGGAAATTCGTAAACTAGCGGATAAGAGTAGAAAATCTGCTGAACAAATTCATAGTGTCGTAGCTAGTATTCAAAATGCTACTAATACTACAGTCGAAGTTACTAAGGAAGGCAATAAAACTTTAGAGAGTGTTGTTGCAGCGATTAATGATATTAATATTAATACGCAACAAATTTCTTTGAATGCCAAACAACAGGCGATCGCAATTCAGCAGGTAGTCGATTCAATGACTATTCTTAATCAAGGTGCAGCACAAGCTGCTAGTAGTATTAGTGAAACTAAAGTTGGTTTGCAACAACTTAATGAATCTTTGTTAAACCTAGCCAAAAGTTAA
- a CDS encoding glycosyltransferase family 4 protein: MRIAQIAPLWERVPPPAYGGVELVVGLLCDQLVRRGHEVTLFASGDSISLAKLESVHPQALRLDPAVKEYSIYEALHLSKAYERAHEFDIIHSHMGCAALPYSKFVKTPTVHTLHGIFTPDNEKMFSYARSQPYVSISNSQREPRLNLNCVATVYNGIDTSTYEFYPKPQDPPYLAFLGRLSPEKGTHLAIEIAKRSGLPLKIAGKIDVVDVEYYEQEIKPHIDGEQIQYLGEANHQQKNALLGGAVATLFPITWREPFGLVMIESMVTGTPVIAIEMGSTQEVIADGETGFLIHNVEEAVAAVGKVTELSRKACRDHVIKNFSVEKMTEGYEAVYRQILAERFKQNGHASSRHNLSSLLS, from the coding sequence ATGCGGATTGCTCAAATTGCACCATTATGGGAACGAGTACCACCCCCAGCTTATGGCGGTGTTGAACTCGTTGTTGGTCTACTTTGCGATCAATTAGTGAGACGTGGACATGAGGTGACATTATTTGCATCTGGTGATTCCATCAGCCTTGCTAAATTAGAGTCTGTTCACCCTCAAGCACTACGTCTAGACCCTGCGGTTAAAGAATATTCAATTTACGAAGCTCTGCACCTTAGCAAAGCTTATGAACGGGCTCACGAATTTGATATCATTCATTCCCACATGGGTTGCGCGGCATTACCATATTCCAAGTTTGTCAAAACACCTACTGTCCACACCCTGCATGGTATTTTTACCCCTGACAACGAGAAAATGTTTAGCTATGCTCGTAGTCAGCCCTATGTAAGTATCTCCAACTCGCAACGCGAACCTAGACTTAACCTCAACTGCGTTGCCACAGTTTATAACGGCATAGACACCAGCACTTACGAGTTTTACCCAAAACCACAAGATCCACCATACTTAGCTTTTCTAGGTCGTCTTTCCCCAGAAAAAGGCACACATTTAGCAATAGAAATTGCTAAACGCTCAGGTTTGCCTTTAAAAATAGCAGGCAAAATTGATGTCGTCGATGTGGAATATTACGAACAGGAAATTAAACCGCATATTGATGGCGAACAAATTCAATATTTAGGCGAAGCCAATCATCAGCAAAAGAATGCCCTTTTAGGGGGTGCTGTAGCCACTTTATTCCCGATTACCTGGCGCGAACCGTTTGGGTTAGTTATGATTGAGTCTATGGTCACAGGTACGCCTGTGATCGCTATCGAAATGGGGTCTACTCAAGAAGTTATTGCTGACGGTGAAACAGGCTTCTTAATTCATAATGTTGAAGAAGCAGTAGCAGCCGTTGGTAAAGTCACTGAATTAAGCCGTAAAGCTTGCCGAGATCATGTGATTAAAAACTTCAGTGTAGAAAAGATGACTGAAGGTTATGAAGCGGTTTATCGGCAAATCTTGGCAGAACGCTTCAAGCAAAACGGTCACGCATCTAGCCGTCATAACTTGAGTAGCTTACTCTCATAA
- a CDS encoding pentapeptide repeat-containing protein, with the protein MANLKHLALLKQGAVSWLEWRKNNLEIEPDLSEANLIKVNLRGANLSGVNLSRADLYQAKLISANLSNANLSLANLQAAEMIEAELIAANLIGTNLIDAKLINADLSSANLMGANLMGANLKGADLIEANMRGADFINANLMSANLSNSFLNYAKFYEAELIGAYFYKADLFKANLSNAHLGEAYLFGANLSQAELKKADLRWTNLSKANFTGANLVGANLRGANLSKANFTGANLTDANLDTVNLHKANLEGAIMPDGTIHK; encoded by the coding sequence ATGGCAAATTTAAAACATCTGGCACTACTGAAACAAGGTGCTGTTAGTTGGCTTGAGTGGAGAAAAAACAACTTAGAAATAGAACCAGATTTAAGTGAAGCTAACTTAATCAAAGTTAATCTCAGAGGTGCTAACCTGAGCGGAGTTAACCTGAGTAGGGCTGATTTATATCAAGCTAAACTAATATCCGCTAACTTAAGTAATGCTAACCTCAGCCTAGCTAACCTTCAGGCGGCTGAAATGATAGAAGCTGAATTAATTGCAGCTAACTTAATTGGTACTAATTTAATTGACGCTAAACTCATCAATGCTGATTTAAGTAGTGCTAACTTAATGGGCGCTAACCTAATGGGTGCTAATCTCAAAGGCGCTGATTTAATAGAAGCAAACATGAGGGGCGCTGATTTTATTAATGCTAATTTGATGTCAGCTAATTTGAGCAATTCTTTCCTTAACTATGCCAAGTTTTATGAAGCGGAATTAATTGGGGCTTACTTTTATAAAGCTGATCTTTTTAAAGCTAATTTAAGTAACGCACACTTGGGAGAAGCTTACTTATTTGGAGCTAATTTAAGTCAAGCTGAACTAAAAAAAGCTGACTTGAGATGGACTAACTTGAGTAAAGCCAATTTCACAGGTGCTAACTTAGTTGGCGCTAATTTGAGAGGTGCTAATCTGAGTAAGGCTAATTTTACAGGTGCAAATCTTACTGATGCTAACCTGGATACAGTTAATCTGCACAAAGCTAACCTTGAAGGTGCAATCATGCCGGATGGAACAATTCATAAATGA